ATGTCCCAAATATATTTACAACCCTGGAGATGATGTGTCctgcttccattttaaaaataaaactgagttaAGTAACTAGATATATAGTACCTGGTGacacttttaagtttttaataactTCACAGGTCTCAAAATAGTGTTTTGCTAATAAACTTTCCCTGATCACTTCAACACAAGCTGTTAATGTCTAAAATTTCTGCTCTAGAATCATTTCCATTTAAAAGCATCAAGATATAAAAGTTCACCTAAAACATTAGCTGCCTTTACTATTTTAGGGCTCTGTACCCACTAAGCGATTTTTCCCTTGGGGTATTACACTGTTTGTCAATAAAAGGAGGCCATTTAGTATGATTAACTTTCATCCTCAAAAAATGATTTGCTAAAAAGTGACAATTATCAGTCcttgaaattcacattttataagAATCCAACTTTCCCTTCTGAagtgggaaaggggaaaaaaagaaacgaaAAATAGAATTCAACTTTCCCAACTAAAGCAGTAATTAACATAGGTACCCTTCCCAAATGCGATTCAACAGCCTTGCGTAGCAAATAAAAATCCTACATAAAGTCTAAAAATATGAGCATTACATCTTGCAGGTATGCACACAGGGCAGAAACCAGGAAAAACAGGACGATAAATGGGTTCCTATTGGTTTTTATGACTTTTATGAAGTGAGcatgaaaataaatctttattttcagttattACCCACCAGTTAGAGAAAGTTAGGTTCACAGTTTTAGCTCTTGACACAAAGTGAACTAGGAGGCAAATTTATATCAGATACAACTAATGGACCAACTTTTTAAGTTCAGGCTATCTAGAAAGCTTGCAACATCCCAGATATTGCTGTTTATTCCCGTGACAGCAATGGGTGACAGTGAGTATAACTTGTGTTCTTAATAGCAGGTGCTTTCTATAACATGTTGCTGAAAATCAAGAGGTTTATACACATGTCACATGTTCAGAAATGAGTTAGATACTTCAAAGTCTAAACACACTGATTTAGGAGTGGGTATGTTGCAATCTCAAGAGGGGTCAATAGTCCATATGGACTAAATTAATACTTGCCTCTGGGTATCAGGTATGTTTGTAAATATTAGACATTAGCACCAGTGCAGAACATGCTCAGCATAAGATCGAAAACACCAGCACAAGTTTATCCATCCCTAAAAAACAATTACCTCCTTCCTAAAATGTCAGACTAGAAGGTAATTTAGATTAATAAATCTAATCCAAATGAATAACTCTTGTACGgtacaatttttctcttttagaagtGTGAGAATCAATCAACTAAATAGCAGACATACTAAAGACTGAAGatcttcagtatttttaaaattggacatTACCAGACATATGTAAACGATTACTTAAAACTGAGGAACAgtcttaaaactttaaataaaaatcctttcCTGCTTACCAATAAATGTggcagaattaaaaaaacaaaaactaaaaaacctATTTTATTGATCGTCCTCTCTGTGTATGTTCTAATAGGTGGGGATGCTCCCATTCAAAGAATCCATTATTAACCTAATATTCTAATagaggaagaggggaaagatACTCATCACTTTCTGTGAAACAAATATTCATCTATCAACTTAAGACCAAATAAGAGCAAAATAGgaaattcagaaacagaaagatttttggtttatatttcaCGATGGTGCGGCTGTTCCAACCTTATAAAGTAAAGCTGTCTGCTTTCCaaattccaaaaattaaaatattccccCATCTAACCATACTAACCAGTGCCCTTTGGTTTCTTTAGAACAAGGAAGGGTTAAAGGGTTACCAATTATGTATGTAGTATTTTGATTTGGGGACCTTTCACAGACACAAATCATACCGTGTGGCCAGAcacttattttacagaagagtTTAAATATTATGCATCAGCCAAATCAACTTATTCTACCCACCCTGCTGGAGGGTAAAAACTTAATATCCATTAAACTATTTCACTTGACAGGATGTGTCTATCAATAATAAGTAGCTTAGACAACTTTCACCAACAAGGTGTCTAGTTTGgcttttaaaatgggaaaagcatacatttgaaaagtaaatatagTTGAAATTATAAATTGGTAATAATTTGAACCTAATGAACCATGCAAGGAGCAAGAGTTAATAAACCAATGTGCTTTGAATTTGTTCAAGTACTGATATTTCTGTATATAAAGATTTAGCATATATATAACAGCTATCATGAGAAGTGAAAAGATTTTTccccaaaaatgaaaatattaaaactaagttaaaatacataaagtagtTAGTATTCCACACAGCATAAAATTCGACAAATCAAAGTTTACATGTCCCAGTTGACCATGTGTGAAAATGCAAAGCAGGTATTAAAACCGATATGTCCAATATTTAAAACCAGTTTATAATTGGGGGAACATCTAAATccttaattaaaaaacacaaatgaagtGAAAGCTTTAAACTGGTACACACTGTTCACACCTATATTTCAAGTTTGGAAATGCATATTTGCAAGCAGCAATACAAAAGTATTCATGAAGAATGCATAATCtctgaaaattatgaaaacatcCCTGCTAccaatacatttctaaatacaaAACTGACTACCATATTTGTTACTTCTGTGTAGCAAGAGAAGTTCATTTTCAAAACAGATAAAATTCAGTCTTTAGGTGTGAATGGTATGAATgacagtcttttttctttttcttttttttaaatttcttaagttgTTTGGAATCCTTAAGCATGCAAAAGCTTTGAACAGAAGGGTCCACAAAGGAACCAGGGTTGTCTTGTGGCATCCAGTTAAGCCAGAGCTGGGAATGCCTCTGGGTCATCCACGTCAGGAGCAGAAGCACTtgactgaaaaagaaacaaatcaaaatcacCCACAATTCTTAAAAACCCACTGCCAGTGTAAACGTTTAGACAAAACTCTAAAAAAATCTTGATGTTAAAATACTAGGTAAAATGTATCAAAGCTTTTACttataaaaggcaaaattatggatCAGAATAGGACTACAATTTGCAATGAGCCTTGTCTTGAATTTCTATCAAGACCTATTTTCATTCTCTAGTAACAGtatgggttgttttatttttcaaaaaaccatGGGATATGAATTCTTTGTTCAGCATTCTTGTACTTTTTCCACTCGCTAAACAAGAGTTGCATCAATGTGAAAGCATGCTAAGAAATCAATTTAACATTTATGTAGTAcattcaatgtttaaaaaaaaggagCCCCCCCCCAAAAGAGAAAGGGGTCCCAGGTCACAACTGTTATTTATAGCTTGAAGTACAAATAAcaacaaatctaaaaataatgtattgaaaAAGGCCATAAACACAACATTGGCCTTAACAAAAAAGACTGATgtcaaaggaagaaacaaaatatcattACACTGCCACTGAGGACTTTAAAATCTATATTAAGTTAGCACTATAATCAGACTCAAGTAAATGGGTCCCCAAACTTGTTTATCAGGTGTTGAGAATCCAAGAGGACATTATGGTTGTTTCCAAGCTGgaccataagaaaaaaatgaaataacccaAAGGTTACCTCTAATACTTTAGCTTAGTAATAGCCATTAAAAGCAGACTTTGGCATCAGACAGACCCAACTTCACGAATATCAATTACTTAGGCAAAGTATTTCATTAGGAACTTGTTTTGTGCTACGTGTTGTGCAAAGCACTGGAGAGATTATAGAAAGCAAGACAAAAATGACACCCAACTCTCACAAAAGAGTCTGGtaaaagaaatcaagaacaaaaaaggtATCAACAATAATGTGAGTGTCACACAAGGAATTTTACAATGAACATGCAAAGGTTACCAAGCCGAGACCTAAAAAGCAGTTaggcattaaattaaaaatatcatcaaagATGAGTATATTTCATATCAATTTTTCCAAAGGCCAAAAAAGTTCACTTAATTCCCTGTACCagaatttccttatctgtaaaacagcgATGTCACCAAAGTGAGAATTAAACGACAAAGTACATAAAATGCCTAGCACAACACCATGACCAGCATCTATTAAGAACTCAGTGAAGTGTGGTAATTTAATACTATTGCCAACACTGTTCAAAAAGTCATTTaagtgatttaaataaaaatacaacctaAAATGTAGTTTCTTGAAAGTATCTCTACATCCTCTACTTCCTTTTGTCTCCAAAAGGACCAAGCCAGTGATTTACAAGTCTTTCAATTacttaaaagggaaaaagaagtctTTAAAATAACCTTGTCAGTCCTGCTGCCACGGTTTGGGCGTCCACCACGTCCACGCCCACCTCGTCCTCCCCTGCCACCACGTCCTGGGCGGCCAAGGTCTCCAAAATTGATCTCCAGCTGAGACGTTATATCATTTGCTGGCTTCCGGAAATGATGGTCCATAACCGAATCTTCAGCATGAGCCTACAAATTTAAGTGAAGACCATTGGATAATTAAGAGGAAAGTAATGTTTTAAGATTCCTAAATAATGAGCTTTCTCCTAAAAAGACCAAAAATCCAAACTTTACTTTGTGTGAATAAACATGTCAACTCCTCCACAGGTAATAAGTAACCATTGGGTTCTATAGTGATCTTAAAGGAAGAATTCCCTTCACTTTTCTCTATCTCAAATTTCTGTCACTTTAAATTGTAGGCGATATTGGCAATCCTCAAAGGCATATAATTTGATCATGATCAACCCAAGTGGCTGGTCCCcatcccagatctactgaatgCGACAAGGAATGAAATCTgacaagtatattttaaatatgcccTTCAGATTATGAGTGAATACCTGATGAAGACCTTTCAGAAGATGGCACGTGAGGTTTCTACTAGCGATAATACTCAATCTCTACAggttataaagaaagaaaacctctGCTCTGCATTCTTCCAACTACAACTTGGGAAAAGCATTATCTCTATAGTTCTCAGAAGGGTTTTCTGTtcatatacaactattatgttcTTCCACGATTGGAGAGCTAAAAATTTAAGTCAAACACTAAACACTTTACATAAGACGGGGACCTCCAAAACCCTACGCACAAATAATGACACACCTTAAATGTACTAAGGAAACCTTAAAAATACAGTCATCATGTTTGTGAAATCCAGatcatttttttgcatttacatATAAGCTATATGAGCCAGTCTAGGGGAAGCAGCAAAAATCCAGACAACTGCTTAATGCCTGATTTCTTGTATATTTAGTACGAATGGGTTTTAATCTTCTAGTGAAGCGGGAACTTCACTTATACCACTTAAAAgcacagttttcttttcctgaataCATGTATAATCCTCTTTTCTGAAGGGATAATCTAATGAACATTTCGTTCTAAACAACTTGTAATATTACAGCTGTCAATAACTAtgctttaaaatacaaataaatttttgtgtttttatccatgtttttattctttacatcATCTCATACCATAATTAAATGGCATCCTTTTATGCCATGCCaatccactttatttttttgagacagagtctcactgtgttgcccgggctagagtgctgtggcgtcagcatagctcatagcaacctcaaactcctgggctcaaacgatccttctgcctcagcctcccgagtagctgggactacaggtatgtaccaccatgctcggctaattttttctatatatattttcagttggccaattaatatctttctgtttttagtagagatggggtctcgctcttgctcaggctggtttcaaactcctgaccatgagcaatccacctgcctcggcctcccaaagtgctaggattacaggcatgagccaccgtgcccggccccaacCCACTTATATAGAAGGTTCttctaatattaattttaatggagcctagaatagaaatataaataaatgtaaattcagAAACCACcagcaaattaaaatcatttttatatattgtctaaTTTTAAGTGCTCTTTCAAACCGAAGATATCTATTCATTACCaactgcaaatcaaaaatattcagaaatagccataataaaaaataacacacataaaaaacaaaacagtataaaAAGTAATCACACAACATTTACATTCTATTTGGTattaagtaatctagagatgggTTAAAGTATACAGGACatatagattatatgcaaatactatgccatatagtatataagggacttgagctgTTATCTACCAGGGTCCTGGAACTAATCCCCTACAGATACCAAAAGACTATCCTAGGATGAAtttacaaaaaactttttttcccctagagcAGCTAGAGAATCCTAAGTTGACAACAGAAATCTCTGCCAGCTCTGTCAATAACATGACAACTCAGTTCTCCATTTCTGAAGAAAGTAGTTTCTTCTTTTCACTAACTACACTTTGTATTTGTTGTGAGGACGAAGACATGTAAAACTTAAAGATCTCTTAGTGTTATATACAACAAACTTAAAGACCTAAGTATTTAAATAAGGTCATGTATGCCAATAAGACCAGATATAAACAAGTATCCCTATCACAAAGGTCATGTACACCAAACATGTAAAGGTGGCTTTATAATGAAAATGCCCTGGTTTCAAAGTTATTCATAACCAATTTAACATTTGATAATTCAAATTCGTAATCACATACATTACCTTGTATAATAGTTATTTCTGAAAAGCTCaatgtaaaaagatatttaaaattggaATATCTAACctgtatctataaaatgaatgaaaagacttTAGGGCATTAATGAATCACCCAAAATTACAACTAGAATTGTATTCGCATATGTATTTTGGTCTGGGAAAAAATCCAGCTGGGACCCCAAAAaagttacaaataattttaagggAGGCTAGGTAAATCTTTTTCATATTAACCCAGGCAATTTAGTAATTAGTTCAAATAAACAATCTCCCCAAGACAAACTTTCATGGTTCTTACACCAggaattctattttcttattcagACATACATCTTTAAGAACAAAACAGCCAATCAGTTCTAAtggtttcttttcctcccttcaaCTTGTCACTAAAGACATTGTCCTCATTTACtatgtttataaatgttaaaacCATCTCTTCTAAATCTAAGTTTCTTTAACCtcaattttatgttaaaatatttccaaatttgtcTCACAgcctttttttggtttaaaagattaaaatgtattaagatATAATTGAATCTTTTTATTACAGATTGTCCTCACAACATTTTAACTTTACCTTTAGATGACAGAATTTGTACTCTGGATTTCTGGCACAGTCCAATTTATGATATAAATATGAATCAAGCACAAAtgtcaaaaagttaaagaaagctaataggaaaaaaagtatttagtAGATGAAATAATGCAGTTTGTTAGCTAAAACTATAACTAAAATCTCATACTTACACATACCCTAACAGGATGCAGAAATGGGACATTCCTCTAGGAACATGCCCCAATGCTGAACTAGAAGCTACCAAATAAAAAGCCATCAATGTGACTTTCTCAAAtaacagctgacccttgaacaacttgGCTTTGAACTGTCTTAATGCCTCTGACCACCTCTGAGTCAGCAAGACcaatctctcttctttctcatgATACTCAAAGTGAAGACAAGGacaattcatttccattttctcttctttatgattttcttaacattttctttctctagcttactttactaCAGAAATATAGTATATAACACATTTAACATACAAAATGTGTGCTAAATGACTTCATGTTATATGTAAAGCTTCTAGTCAACAGCAGGCTATTAGTTAAGTTTCAGGGTAGTCAAAAGCTATACTCATTTTTGAGTATAACTGGGGGGGAGGATCAACCCCCAGGATCaacacccccaacccccatcaTTGTTGAAGGGTCAACTGTCTTTTCATTAGTTTCCACGTCTGCTAAGTTAAAGAAACCCATAAATTAATTCTTTGGTCTTTACAAGGCATCATTCCACAGTCAAAAATGATATTATCATTTACTCAGAGTCCTGACCATTATGCATGGTTATAGGCAAACAGTCTCAAAAGTTGAGTACTAAATGAAGCCACTTATATTTTAGGTTAAATCATATGAAAATGCCAAGATTTCAACCTAATACCACAGTCTTTTAATGATTCCCAGTTTGGcaagatttcaaaaaatataaccacaactttgaaaaagaacaaccATATTTCCAAAACACTATCATACTACATACCACTTAcagctttttagaaaaaaagaacactattgtattaaatataattgGGAACTGACTCAATGACTAATTTTCTTATATGGTAATGGAGCTTATTTTCCTTCAAGTTATCTAGTCCAAATGATCCTATGTAAaccttttttaaacaaaatattacccaagtgaaatttaaacaaaaattataaatatacttcAAGTCACACCTGAACACTTTCAAACACCAGAAAACTTAATTTTACCTCTTCACTCTTTGATTTATGAAGAACAAATCCCTTCTTCCACTGGCCATCAGCACCTTCATTTGGTTTTCGGATATTAAATTCTACTTTTGCCCGGTCCTTATTTTGAATAGCCTTCCATTCATCCAAAGTCATCTCTTTTGGACCCTCTTCCTTTACCTCTTCAACTTCGTTCTCCCTGTGAAAAGATGTTCCAATTTTATACCTGGTAGAGAACTGGTATAATCtacataaaaatatctcaaaCTTACAATTATAAGTAAGTTAATCTTGGCTGGTtggttatcttttaaagaaagacGACTAAGGATGGAGATACCATAGTTTGCTGTGTAACCCAAAAGTTAACATGCAACTTTCTAGAGACTAGGAATTCAGTGCTTGTTGATTAGTGcagggattataggtgtgagccacgatgCAGACGTAAAAACATACACTTCTTAAAAACACACTACTGTGTTTTAAAACTAACCTCTTACATGCCTAATCCTGGGCCTATCTTCTAAAAGATACATCTTCAATTTTCAGAATTTCCCACAATATGCAACTCataacaaatatgaaaataactatATAGGATGCCTGTGAACAACCAGTTTGCAAATTTTGTAAAAGAACTGTTTCTCTTATGATTTTAGCAATTAGCacttaaagcaaagcaaaataagaGCTCAAGTTCCCACAATTCCTAAAATCTACCCACTGCAACTTATAAACCAACATGTATTACATATGGACAGGAGACTGAGGTTTCACTATTAATGGAGTTGTCCACAAAGCACACAGGTTTCAACAATTACTACCAAATTAGTTATTTCCCAATATAATTCTCAGGCCACAACTATTGAACatatcctttctctttctcacagaAACAAAGCACAGCCCTCAGAATCCATTATTTTAgtctaatttcattttccaattgtCATCAAAAAAGTTATTTGCTATTTTGGGAGCCCTGCTTCTTTCCAAAGATAGCAGGTGATTAGGCTAGCCTTAGAGATCAAATATCTTAGCCCATGCTGCTGCCCATTACTATTTGACAagtcctatttttaaaacttcctagaGTAAGTTTACATCAAATTGACTGGATTTGGGGAAGAGTCCAATTTtgtcatcttacagatgagaaaacaaaggatCTAAAAGAAGGTCCTGGTTACCCATATGTTATGATGCACCCAGGCATAGAATAGCATACGTTTTTATCACGTCATGAAGCATTGACACCTACCTTTCAAAGGTTGCTGTAAGGCGCAAATGAGAACCAAATAGAAACTGTGGAAACTATAAGGGAGTTAATGAAAGTCAGCCAAAGTTATACTTCTTATATTTATACTTCCATATGCAAGGTGCATACTATGTGCTCAGATTCTTCCCCAGAGTGAGACTGGTCTGCTCAGATGTAATcgttatttcctttaaaacaaacACCCCTAATTTCATTCCTGGGTCCTGAGCTAAGGATTGGTTTCTAGTACCCTATATCAATACATCATTATCATCTGGGAAAGTTATCATCACTCTGAAAGTGATTCAAACATGgactattttttgagacagtttcgctctgtcacccaggctagagtgaaacggtgccatcataactcactgcaacctcaaactcctgggctcaagggatactcctgcttcagcctgcgaggcagctgggattacaggcacaagccaccacacccgcctAATTTTTCGTAAAGATGGGTTTTTGCTCTtcgctcttgttcaagctggtcttgaacttctgagctcaagcaatactcctccctcagcctcccaaagtgctaagattacaggtgagTCACCAAGCCCAGCCCCCATGGGCTCTTTATTAATGTTACATAGGGTTCATTTAACTCACTAAATTTCATTGTTTACTATACAAAATTATgattccatatagtttttttttttgagatggagtctcaccctgttacccggcctagagtgccatggtgtcagcctagctcacagcaacctcaaactcctgggctcagcctccccagtagctgggactataggcatgcaccaccacacccagctaattttttctgtatatttttagtttagctaatttctatttttagtagagatggggtctcgctcttgcttaggctggttggtctcgaactcctgagctcaatccaCCCGCCctggccgcccagagtgctaggattcaggcgtgagccaccatgtctagccCTGATTCCACATAGTTTTGCATAAATAAAACCTGTATTACCCCAAGTGCAAAACACCCATCAAGTATTTTTATCCACTCTCTCCACCAGTAAATCATTTTTCCCTATCCCAACAAACCCATGGAATATGATCCTCCCATCACTCTAACAGTGGTTCTCAGTAAGAGTAATTCTtcctgaagaaaaggaaaagttcagAAAGAGCATTCCCTCCCTGACTGATGTGAAAATGCCCTAGTTAAGAATCACTGTCCTAAATAATCTGTAATCCAAGACTTTAAACCACAATACTGTAACAAACGACTGGCATATAACTTCTGCTTGGGTTGACAGAAACTACAGGGAGACATTTAATTACTTCTACCAGCTTAACTTGAATCTTTAAAACAACTCCCAcccttgaaaaaacaaaaacgtcAAAACCAAGTCTTCTTTCTACCTAAACTTGCAATACAAACATGAAGAAAGCTACTGAACTAAATTATGATCTTTGCTCTtctcatacattttaaaacaggCCAGTAATGCTATGTTCCAAATTCTATGTTGATGGAAAAAAATTTAGcaagaaaactaattttaaaaagatcatgttttctagtttttgatggtctcagaataaaatttatagtttataaCAATGATAAAACGCCTAACCAAATAGAAATAATCacattaatatattctatttttcaaacCATTTGAgccaaatatatacatgtaaagcattcttctaaatattatttGAGGGATGAGGGTACAGTAAAAGTTCTCTATTGTCAAAAAAGCCATCAAATAACAGCATTAAGTCTACGGACCATCTTATTGGTAAAAACCCAAACCGAATTCAATGCAGAGGCATTACAATTACATACAAGTCACTCACTTATTTTCAGTGTCTGCCACTGGATGTTCTTCACCTTCAGGTGTTTCCTCAGTCACATTTGATTGATCCAAGTCACTGCAATTATAAGATATTTGTTTCTGAATGTATTTTGGGGACTctctaaggaaagaaagaaaaagaaaggcatctAGGTCCATTTACATGTAACCAAAGGGTTCTTCATACAAAGATACTAAAACCCCTCACATCTCCCAAGTCTTTTCTTACTAAATTACTCCCCAGTAGACTAAGAGAAAATAATACAAGCTATTGATTAAATTAGTTCACATACTTCATACTTAGAAAATACCGGGACAAGACAGTGCTAAAACAAAGCTTTACCAAGCCTATCAAATTTTCTACCAACCAGAATGTCAATAGCTATATTAGGGACTATTAAAAACACAGAATCAGAATACACAAATAACTTCAATGTAGGATTTCAGGAAAAGCTATacatccatatggaaaaaaattaataacatactCTGAAGTATAGAAAAACTGGTCAATTGATATGATACACTATAACTCAAAATCTATCCCATATGACATTTATCTTTTAAGATAGCAGCTCTGAAAGCATTCATTGTTGTCTCACAGACAAGTGAAATTTAATAGAGGTATGGATGAGCCTCTAGTAAGGTACAGGATCAATTTTATTACaattacttataaaaaaaaatcagaataccAACGTTAATTCATCTTTGACAGTTCCCCAGTTGTGAGATCCGCTACCTCCACGCTTGTCCTCATGCTTCAGGCCACTGTAATGTGAAAAAGAACTAACAAAACTGAGTTAACATAATACTCTAATTCTAGAAGttcaaattttgtttattaaataaatagattaaaatattaaaatgaaataaaaaccaatataAGACTTACGATCTATCACTTCCACTATGCCTATCAAATTCACGTTTTCCACGAGAATCAAATCCATCTCCTCGGCCCATTCCACGTCCACGGCCTCCTCGACCTCTTCCGAGACCACCACGACCTCGAATAGGTCGGTCAATAATCGGtctatgataaattaaaaaattttatttccatggtACCAGAAAAAGGAATAAGGAAAATCCATTCAAAGGATCAAAAATACAGAACATGTTTACTGGCTCATAACCCAACAGTAAACACATTGctttagaaaatcaaaatagTCTATTTCTAAGCATAAAGGAAAACAGAACTAGGAAGCCCCTCAacacaagaaaattattttggtatTCCCTAAAACATTATTACCAGTAccatgttttcccaaaaataagacagggtcttatatttatttttcctcaagaagacaccctagggcttattttcaggggatgtgttattttcccctcaaagcctcagcttgcagcacgcacaggatggccaggacctgacaggggaagccgaccttgttggtggggatGCCTGCAcgtttccagtcacctctgggatagcagagggacagatgagaagggccgctggtcttctttactgctctgcgacaaaatgcatgggttgtgcagatatgttgcgaagccacgcccatcactaggtcttattttcagggtagggcttatattgcacaaatgcttagaaatcctgctagggcttattttatgggtaggtcttattttcagggaaacacggtacgtaCACTTTTTCATTGCTATTCATCACacattataattcaataaaactaCCGTTTACCAGtagacttaaaattaaaatagacacATCTAACCTGCTTAACAAGTAATATGTTTTGCTATAAACTATTAAccaataatattttccttctgcctccacatctggggagagaggggaaaagaaacTGGCCATCAATCAACTAGAGTTTCATTATAGGAGATCTAAGTCTGAACTCTTACCCAAAGATCTAAAGTGTGACAATGCCAAAATTCAGACATTTACCTCTGAAAAACTAACAGAATTATCCATATTGCCATCTGGCAA
This region of Microcebus murinus isolate Inina chromosome 2, M.murinus_Inina_mat1.0, whole genome shotgun sequence genomic DNA includes:
- the SERBP1 gene encoding SERPINE1 mRNA-binding protein 1 isoform X1; translated protein: MPGHLQEGFGCVVTNRFDQLFDDESDPFEVLKAAENKKKEAGGGGVGGPGAKSAAQAAAQTNSNAAGKQLRKESQKDRKNPLPPNVGVVDKKEETQPPVALKKEGIRRVGRRPDQQLQGEGKIIDRRPERRPPRERRFEKPLEEKGEGGEFSVDRPIIDRPIRGRGGLGRGRGGRGRGMGRGDGFDSRGKREFDRHSGSDRSSFSHYSGLKHEDKRGGSGSHNWGTVKDELTESPKYIQKQISYNCSDLDQSNVTEETPEGEEHPVADTENKENEVEEVKEEGPKEMTLDEWKAIQNKDRAKVEFNIRKPNEGADGQWKKGFVLHKSKSEEAHAEDSVMDHHFRKPANDITSQLEINFGDLGRPGRGGRGGRGGRGRGGRPNRGSRTDKSSASAPDVDDPEAFPALA
- the SERBP1 gene encoding SERPINE1 mRNA-binding protein 1 isoform X4, which produces MPGHLQEGFGCVVTNRFDQLFDDESDPFEVLKAAENKKKEAGGGGVGGPGAKSAAQAAAQTNSNAAGKQLRKESQKDRKNPLPPNVGVVDKKEETQPPVALKKEGIRRVGRRPDQQLQGEGKIIDRRPERRPPRERRFEKPLEEKGEGGEFSVDRPIIDRPIRGRGGLGRGRGGRGRGMGRGDGFDSRGKREFDRHSGSDRSGLKHEDKRGGSGSHNWGTVKDELTDLDQSNVTEETPEGEEHPVADTENKENEVEEVKEEGPKEMTLDEWKAIQNKDRAKVEFNIRKPNEGADGQWKKGFVLHKSKSEEAHAEDSVMDHHFRKPANDITSQLEINFGDLGRPGRGGRGGRGGRGRGGRPNRGSRTDKSSASAPDVDDPEAFPALA
- the SERBP1 gene encoding SERPINE1 mRNA-binding protein 1 isoform X2, which translates into the protein MPGHLQEGFGCVVTNRFDQLFDDESDPFEVLKAAENKKKEAGGGGVGGPGAKSAAQAAAQTNSNAAGKQLRKESQKDRKNPLPPNVGVVDKKEETQPPVALKKEGIRRVGRRPDQQLQGEGKIIDRRPERRPPRERRFEKPLEEKGEGGEFSVDRPIIDRPIRGRGGLGRGRGGRGRGMGRGDGFDSRGKREFDRHSGSDRSGLKHEDKRGGSGSHNWGTVKDELTESPKYIQKQISYNCSDLDQSNVTEETPEGEEHPVADTENKENEVEEVKEEGPKEMTLDEWKAIQNKDRAKVEFNIRKPNEGADGQWKKGFVLHKSKSEEAHAEDSVMDHHFRKPANDITSQLEINFGDLGRPGRGGRGGRGGRGRGGRPNRGSRTDKSSASAPDVDDPEAFPALA
- the SERBP1 gene encoding SERPINE1 mRNA-binding protein 1 isoform X3 gives rise to the protein MPGHLQEGFGCVVTNRFDQLFDDESDPFEVLKAAENKKKEAGGGGVGGPGAKSAAQAAAQTNSNAAGKQLRKESQKDRKNPLPPNVGVVDKKEETQPPVALKKEGIRRVGRRPDQQLQGEGKIIDRRPERRPPRERRFEKPLEEKGEGGEFSVDRPIIDRPIRGRGGLGRGRGGRGRGMGRGDGFDSRGKREFDRHSGSDRSSFSHYSGLKHEDKRGGSGSHNWGTVKDELTDLDQSNVTEETPEGEEHPVADTENKENEVEEVKEEGPKEMTLDEWKAIQNKDRAKVEFNIRKPNEGADGQWKKGFVLHKSKSEEAHAEDSVMDHHFRKPANDITSQLEINFGDLGRPGRGGRGGRGGRGRGGRPNRGSRTDKSSASAPDVDDPEAFPALA